DNA sequence from the Pseudomonas fluorescens Q2-87 genome:
ACGCGCCGGGTAACCTGCAACTGCTGCTGGAGCGCGTCGGCCAGCGTTTCGCCTCGACCGATCCGGCCCGGACGTCCGCGACCCAGACTTTGCTCATCCACGCCGGTTATCGCTCCGCTTCGGCGGTGCAGATTTATTGGGCCGTGCGCCTGATGTTGCCGCTGTCGCTGCTCGGCGTTTCGGTGTTGCTGGTGCCGATGATCAAAGTCTCCGGCGTCTTCGTGCTGTTGGCGGTCACCCTGATGGCGGGCGTCGGCTGGCTGCTGCCGGCAATCTATGTCGGCAAGCGTAAACAGGCACGGCAGGGCCGGCTGCGGGCTGCCTTTCCCGATGCTCTGGACTTGATGGTGGTGTGTGTCGAATCGGGCCTGGCCCTGCCCACCACCATTGAGCGGGTGGCGGAAGAGATGTTGGTCAGCCAGGTTGAGCTGGCTGAAGAATTGGCCCTGGTGAACGCGCAGATCCGCGCCGGGATTACCAGTACCGAGGCCCTCAAGCAACTGGCCGTGCGCACCGGACTGGAAGATATCCAGGGTTTGGTCAGCCTGTTGGCGCAGAGCATTCGCTTCGGCACCAGCGTGGCCGACACCCTGCGAATCTATG
Encoded proteins:
- a CDS encoding type II secretion system F family protein, whose translation is MDFLLGLFSRFTGNEEVARLLFIIVIGLSTVLAVVAVLLLMLGLQDPVQRRLALIKRGYSGSTSGQDAPGNLQLLLERVGQRFASTDPARTSATQTLLIHAGYRSASAVQIYWAVRLMLPLSLLGVSVLLVPMIKVSGVFVLLAVTLMAGVGWLLPAIYVGKRKQARQGRLRAAFPDALDLMVVCVESGLALPTTIERVAEEMLVSQVELAEELALVNAQIRAGITSTEALKQLAVRTGLEDIQGLVSLLAQSIRFGTSVADTLRIYADEFRDRRTQAAEEMGAKIGTKLIFPLIFCLWPSFFLVAIGPAMIGVFRAFGNM